The genomic window ATTATTAGCCGTAGAAGAAAACGACACCTTCATATATGAGCTTCCTATTCGCAACATTGTTTCAGGCGGCATACGACGTTTGTTGTTGTTGCTCGAAGCAAAACAGGAGTTGAGAAAATACTAGATATGGACAACGTGAAGACCGACCTCATCTTGACTCGATATGACATCAAGATGGAGTCGCAGGAGAAGCCTGATGCAATCGCTGCTCGGATCCTGCCCAAGGACCCGCTCCTGAAGAAGATTGCCGAGGACGTCATGAACCTGAAGGGCAAGCTCATCGAGGACGATGTCAAGGCCGGTCTGGCCAAGATCGCCCCCGAGGTCATCATCCAGGATGGATTGCTGAAGGGAATGGACGTAGTCGCTGAGCTGTACGGACGCGGTATCTACTACCTGCCGCACGTCATGGTTGCCGCGGACGCCATGGACAAGGGAATGAAGGTCGCCGAGGCTGCCCTGAAGACCGCCAAGAAGGTCAAGGGAACCATCGTTATGCACGCCGCTGAGGGTGACCCCCACGACATTGGCAAGAACATCGCCGCTGTGCTGCTGAAGTCCAACGGCTTCGGTGTCGTCGACCTGGGCAGAGATGTCCCCATCG from Methanomassiliicoccus sp. includes these protein-coding regions:
- a CDS encoding cobalamin-dependent protein (Presence of a B(12) (cobalamin)-binding domain implies dependence on cobalamin itself, in one of its several forms, or in some unusual lineages, dependence on a cobalamin-like analog.), with amino-acid sequence MDNVKTDLILTRYDIKMESQEKPDAIAARILPKDPLLKKIAEDVMNLKGKLIEDDVKAGLAKIAPEVIIQDGLLKGMDVVAELYGRGIYYLPHVMVAADAMDKGMKVAEAALKTAKKVKGTIVMHAAEGDPHDIGKNIAAVLLKSNGFGVVDLGRDVPIADVVESVEKNKADVVTGTALMTTTMSAVPKISERLKEKGIEIPFICAGGAVNRQYVESYPMGVYADKAALGPALCTKAVSGNDWKKIRDMWDDIHAGKA